A region from the Paenibacillus humicola genome encodes:
- a CDS encoding extracellular solute-binding protein — protein MVKQQVGRKWTARKGLAALAAVLISAMLAACAKGGGGESTGSGGTSPGASSEAAKKPFVMTMVDQFSQNQPPAEDDPFVQKIRDFTGTDLKMTWIPGGNVNEKINAIIASGDMPKALIVFENKSTTLMNAVRSGVFWEIGPYIDEFPNLKKYLDPQVLDGVKIDGKLYSLPRSRPLIGDGVILRQDWLDNLGLKQPTTIDELYNVIKAFTLDDPDKDGKNDTIGLVDESTLRGFGFVQALFDAPNGWELKDGKLSPAQFNPGYLEALKFYRKLYQEGLMNKEFSLQSRSQAHDLLNKGQGGLLIGDPDMIVGLNADKVDPKAKYTTFVKMKSKDGTERVLMSNGYTGNFFFPKSAIKDEAELKQVLGFFDKLSAPEMQTLFTWGIEGTHYTLKDGKATVSPEQAANNAVVNNRRNELAVVDSLQASIPGERNPIDQLWISAKQEMNDKVVTNPAANLISKTQAERGTELDQILQDARVKFIIGEIDEAGWDAEMKKWRSSGGDQVIEETNELYQKMPK, from the coding sequence ATGGTGAAGCAGCAAGTCGGCAGGAAGTGGACGGCAAGAAAAGGGTTGGCTGCGCTCGCGGCCGTGCTGATTTCCGCGATGCTGGCAGCCTGCGCGAAGGGCGGGGGCGGCGAAAGCACCGGCAGCGGCGGCACCAGTCCGGGAGCAAGCTCGGAGGCGGCGAAGAAGCCTTTTGTCATGACGATGGTCGATCAGTTCAGCCAGAACCAGCCGCCGGCGGAGGACGATCCGTTCGTGCAGAAAATCAGGGATTTTACCGGCACCGATTTGAAGATGACATGGATTCCGGGCGGCAATGTCAACGAGAAAATCAACGCCATCATCGCCTCTGGCGACATGCCCAAAGCGCTGATCGTCTTCGAGAACAAGTCGACGACGCTGATGAACGCCGTCCGTTCGGGCGTCTTCTGGGAAATCGGGCCGTACATCGACGAGTTCCCGAATTTGAAAAAGTATTTGGACCCGCAGGTGCTGGACGGCGTCAAAATCGACGGCAAGCTGTACAGCCTGCCCCGCTCGCGCCCTCTGATCGGCGACGGCGTCATTTTGCGCCAGGACTGGCTGGATAATCTCGGCCTGAAGCAGCCGACCACGATCGACGAGCTGTATAACGTGATCAAGGCGTTCACGCTGGACGATCCGGACAAGGACGGCAAGAACGATACGATCGGCCTGGTCGACGAGAGCACGCTGCGCGGCTTCGGCTTCGTGCAGGCGCTGTTCGACGCGCCGAACGGCTGGGAGCTGAAGGACGGCAAGCTGTCCCCGGCACAGTTCAATCCGGGCTACCTGGAAGCGTTGAAGTTTTACCGCAAGCTTTATCAGGAAGGACTGATGAACAAGGAGTTTTCGCTGCAGAGCCGCTCGCAGGCGCACGACCTCCTGAACAAGGGACAGGGCGGCCTCTTGATCGGCGACCCGGACATGATCGTCGGCCTGAATGCCGACAAAGTGGATCCGAAGGCGAAGTACACGACGTTCGTCAAAATGAAAAGCAAGGACGGCACGGAGCGCGTGCTGATGTCGAACGGCTATACGGGCAACTTCTTCTTCCCGAAATCGGCCATCAAGGACGAGGCGGAGCTGAAGCAGGTGCTGGGCTTCTTCGACAAGCTGTCGGCGCCGGAGATGCAGACGCTGTTCACCTGGGGCATCGAAGGAACGCATTACACGCTGAAGGACGGCAAAGCGACCGTCAGCCCCGAGCAGGCGGCGAATAACGCGGTCGTCAACAACCGGCGCAACGAGCTGGCCGTCGTCGACAGCTTGCAGGCGTCGATTCCGGGCGAGCGCAATCCGATCGATCAGCTGTGGATCTCGGCCAAGCAGGAGATGAACGACAAGGTCGTGACGAATCCGGCCGCCAACCTGATCTCCAAGACGCAGGCGGAACGCGGCACGGAGCTGGATCAGATTTTGCAGGACGCCCGCGTGAAGTTTATTATCGGCGAAATCGACGAGGCGGGCTGGGATGCCGAGATGAAGAAATGGCGCAGCTCCGGCGGCGACCAGGTCATCGAGGAAACGAACGAGCTGTACCAGAAGATGCCGAAATAA